A window of Zalophus californianus isolate mZalCal1 chromosome 17, mZalCal1.pri.v2, whole genome shotgun sequence genomic DNA:
AGAGTAAGACTGCAGAAACCAGCCTGGTCCAAACTTAGTTTggctacttattagctgtgtgacttgggagAAATTCctgacttctctgtgcttcagttcccACTTCTGGAAAAATGGGTATAATGACGGTGTCTACATCCTATGGTTGCAAGATTCCGGTGAGTTATTCTTAAGGTAGTTCCTGGTGCACGGTGCATGCTTTTCCTGCATTCTCTGCTTTCCCTTTCACGCAATGAAGGAAGAGGTGATTACAAACACTTAGGCAGGGGTGGGTGAAGACGTGAGGAAATTCAGACTGATGCCAAGCAGGGTGCCTGAGGCTGGAATTTGTGCTGCCAGCCCGCAGGGCAGGGAAAACCAATTCCCACTTCTTGGGGAGGCTAGGTCAACAAgaagggggaggcagggcagggatcTGAAGCCAGGACTGATTCCAGGGCTTGTGCTGTCCTAGCTCCTGCACAAGAATTGAATCCTTGCAGGGGCGGGGACTGGGACAGGAGTATCTCCTGCAGCAGCACCACTGCTCCCACATTACAAGTAACTTGGCTCCATCATTTCCtgagtgaccctgggcaagtcgcttaccctctctgggcctcagcccgtctcatctgtaagatgggatgGCTCTAGTATCTACCCGCCAGATGACTGTTCCCGCTAGATGTGGGCCACTCAGTAAACGTGCACCTTTATAACCTCACAGCTGTTGTCCTGTGTCAAGCCTTCTCCTCCTACAGGGTCCCTTGCTCTGTCACTAATGGACTCATGGACTAACTCAGGGTGTGTCTTCCGCAACTCAGCGTATCAGACATCTCATTTTATCCTGATCTGAGGCCTGCAAACTCCTGCACCCACCTGGTGTTTGGTCTTATCTGGAGAACAGAGTAAGAGATGCAAGCAGAGACAGAACAGAGAGACATGGGTTGGGGACAGCACAATGTGTGCGCATCAGAGCAAGACCAGGATCTTCCTTACCCCCCCCAGTAAGTCAGCCTCCCCCTTTCCCACCTCTATCTCCCCGCATCTGTCAGAGAATTTCTCCCAGGGGTAATGAAGTTGTAATTTGAGGCCAGTGGAGCTCAGGGTTAAGCTCCAGGCTCTGGCGCAGGGTGGAGTTGAATTATACCAACCCCACTTCCTGGCTGGGTACCCCCGGGGAAGTGCTCACCCCTCTTTGTacctcagttccctcctctggAAATGGAGGTCACCATTAACAGTGTCTGCTCACAGTGGCTGAGAGGAAGTCTGATCAGCGCCGAGGCGAGGGCCTGGCACCCTAGCAGCTCGGCAGGCGTTAGCCGCGATCACTACCGGTATTTGGGTGCTGGCCGCTCTAACTagatcctcctcctcctctcagtGAGGGCCAGTCGGGGCTCCCCCGGGTGCTGCCAGGCCCCCAGCACTGCAACACTGCAACACAGACCCGGCAGAGAGGAGGCACTTGGGGGACTGTTTCCTGACtgaacaaatggagaaaaagactGCAAGAAGTTCTGAGCTAGACCTCCACTTattgagagagggacagagggagggaagagagagagacgcaagagagagacacagtgatgAAGAGAAGCTAGAAAAGATTAGGAAAGGGAGCTCTCTGTACCCAACCCATTCgcttcacagatggggaaagtgtggcctgggaggggcagagaggtcCTGACCCCAGCACCCGGCCCCACACCCAGCTGCCTCCCTTCCCCAAGTCTGCCCTGCTCGCAAGGCTCTGAGAACAGACAGATGCCACTAGAAAAAACACAGGACTTTATTATTCCCATTACAAAGGGCAGGTCTTCACAGGATGAGGGCGGGAATTCTGATGCTGGAGAGGAGGCCCCTACTTGCCGGCGATGAGCGGGTTCCGCAGGACCACGATGACCGAGTCCCCGCGCAGGAACATCTTGGAGATGTAGCGGTCCTTGTTGACTGGCTTGGACTTCTTCTTGCCCTTGCCGCTCTTGGGGACCTCGGTCCACATCTCCTTCACATTCTCCAGCACCATGTTGCagtgcctggggcagggggaggcactGGGAGTGAGGGGGGAGCCTTCCGTCCGCCCCTCTTCCAGCAGCACCCACAGACCCAGGACCAGGACAGCTGGGGCTCCCATACCACCTCTGCCAGTCCTCAGGTTGAGGCTTGGGCAAAGAACTTCACCCCTCTGGGCCCCAATGTCATGCTCTCTAAAATGGAGCCATTTGCAGTGCCTCCCCCATAAGGGCTGCTGTGAAGCTAAATCAATACGGCATTCTTGTAAAGACTTAGAACAGGGCCCTGGCCCAAGGTAAAGGTAAGCAAAAGGCGTCTGCTTGTGTTTCTTAGTTCCAAGTACTTCTGAAGGCATCAGCAGGGGAGCTGCTTCTCTCTGCGGAACCAGAGGCCCCTGGGGCCTATGTGGGTACATGACGCCTCCACTACAGTCCTGCTTGGTCCCTGTCTCCTCAGGGTGCCAGGTGGACGCACGTGAGGACAGGATGGATTGGCTCACTCCACAAGCACTTGCAAtgaataaagcaaagaagcaaagagaGGATAACCCTGCCCTGATGGGGTCTGCGTTCTGGTGAGGAGAGAAGAATGCTAAGCAAGTCAACAGACTGACCTGAAACACTTGTCAGATTATGTTACTTGCTACGAAGAAAAATTAAAGCCAGGCGAAGGGacagaaggatggaaggaaatgtTACCGAgtagcaagaaaaacaaaatagttaaGAGCAGGGAAGGTCTGTGCCTTGCTATGGAGTAGTATCCACGAGAAGCTACTGAGTGACAAATGCCAAGTACTCAAGGAAAGTGATTCTTTTGAGGGGAAGAAAGCGGGTAGGAGAAGCATCGATACTGCCCACTTGCTTGTACAATACAGAATCCTGGAAGACATTCAGAGACGGGGGGCGGTGGGGTGACCTGGGTAGACTGGGGACAGGATGGATGGAAAGTTTTCATCAGACTGCTATTACTGTTTTTGGGAATCCTGCGAATACATTAgcaattcagagaaaaataagttaaaaaaaaaaaaagaagtagcgTACCAATATAGAAACATTTCCaagatatattaagtgaaaaagccaaGGTCTAAAACTGTGTGATGTGCCCTTagcagtgatttaaaaataaagaaaagcaccCTCCTCCGTCTGTTGGTCTGATGTCACGTGAGGAGACAGACCTACGGAATTCGCCATGGAGGGATTCCTGGGGAGTGCCACTGGCGGGCAGGGAGCAAAGACTTGCTCTTCATTGggtgcttttgtttcttttgaattttgtctCAACTGCATGCACTGCTCACCCAAGAAAGTAACATAATTAATACAGTAAGTAAGGGGGTTAAGAATGCTTTAGAGGACCTGCAGGGATGTTCTCAGACCACTGACACAGTGTGAAAAACAAGATGCAGAAGAGCAGCACATGAAAgatttaatcttaaaaacaattaaatttgggcccctgggtggcccagtaggtaagcgtctgcctttggctcaggtcatgatcccagggtcctgggatcgagccctgcatcaggctccctgctcagcggagagcctgcttctccctctcccacaccccctgcttgtgttccttctctcactttgcctctgtcaaatatataaatctttaaaaaaaaaattaaatttatgataTGATGACATGTCAATCAGACCTCAAAAAAGCTGTTAGCTAACACCACAGAGGAGCCCCTGGATGTGTGTGAGAGTCAAATGCGGCAGGATACATATTAGGGTGGGAAGCTGGGTACGGTAGAGAGGTGGGAGGCTGACGTGGGGGCAAGAAGCAGCAgctagggaaaaaggaaagaatcacctttaaaaaaaaatgtgtgtggggtgccttggtggcgcagttggttgagcggccgactcttggtttcagcttggttTCACGATCTcagatcgtgagatcgagccccgcctccgtgctcagcgcagagtcggcttgaagctctctctccctctgcccttccccccccattaaataaaataaatcttacagaaaatgtgtacacacacacacgaataaaCCGCCACTTAACTGTGCTCTAAGTGCCCACGCCCCTCTCCTGAGCACGAAGCCAGCAATCCTTACTGCATCTCACCAGGAGGTAAACACTGGTGTCACCTCCAGCTTCCAGAGCAGGACACCAGGTACAGTGGGATGACATTTTGGAAGTGGCAGATCCCGTTTTCAAATCCAGGTCTATCTGCCTCCGTGGGCTCAGCACTTCCTGTTCTTGTTCTCATTCTCGagaagaaactgagcctcagagtgCAAAGACTTATTCCTGGTCACATAACAGCTTGTGGCAAAAACATTCTAGACTTACGCTTTGCCACACTACTTCCCACAATGCTAACTGAAGGCTGCAGGTTAtatgtttactgagcatctatcaTCTTAGCTACTGAGCCAAGTACTCTTCCTACGGAAATACTTAACCCTCACAACTGTCCTACGAGGGATATTTTCATGATGctcattttgcagacaaggaaactgaggcccagagaggaataaccacttgctgttccctctggccAAAACACTCGGACCCTAACTTGCTCCTTCATCGTATTTAGGTCTGTTCATCATTGCTTCTTCCTATGGGGCGTCTTGCGCTCCAGTCTAGGACAGCACCTCCTTCCCAGCACTCCATACTCTTacttggcttttctttctttctttctttctttttttttaagattttattcattcaagatagagagcgagcaagagagagcatgaactgggtcggggcagagggagagggagaagcagactccccactgagcagagaccctgacgtggggctcaatcccagggccccaggatcgaAAGCAGatacccactgagtcacccaggtgcccttggcttTACATTTCTTATGACAAGTTATTTATGTGCTTGCTGTCAGCTTCCCTACTGACAGCATAAGCTCTCTTGAGTATAGGACCCATCTTTGTTTTAGTCACTGCTGTGTCCCTAGAGCCTAAAAAAAAGTACTGGGCATGGGTACTCTATGTTGTAACTGCAAACACTGATTAAGAGCTTCCCGTGTGCCAGATGCTGTACTTCTAATGACTGTATTACACGTCAAATGTATTAAGTCACTGAATTTCTGCAACCACCAGAACTAGTGCCACTGTATGGAAGAGATAAAGTTACTTGCTGAAGGTTGCCTGGctgctaagtggcagagctggaaaatGAATCCAGGAAGCCTGGCTCCCAAGTACATGCCCAGCACTACGGTACTGCACAGCTGGAGGGACCACACGATACTGTCACACCTTGAGGCCTGAAGGCGCTTATGCCCCAGGACTCTAAAAACCTTGTATTCAGGCTCCTCACACTGGAGCTAGGACCACATCTCCAGGCTTGGACAGGACACCTTCCAGGATCCAGGTGCTCACCTGTCGAAGGCCTTTACGCGGCCCAGGAGCTTCTTGTTGTTGCGGCAGTTGATGAGCACCTGGGTGTTGTTCTTGACTGACTGCGTGAGCACAGAGAGCGGACCTGTGTTGAACTCTTCTTCCTCCCGCTTCTGCAGCTCCTCTGGGGTCATCTCACTCTTGGGCTTGTTGAGGAGGCTCCTGAGTGGGCAAGCATGGAACCCACGGGTGAGAGGGCCCAGCGCTGGAGCGTGCGTGGTCACATGGCCTTGCACTTGGGTGTCTCCCCAACCTTTCCCCAACACATCGACCCTCCTGCTCAGGCCCTCTCGCTTGGCATCACCAGTTGGATGCTTAAAAGACGTTTCCAACCTTACACAACCTCAGTTGAGCTCCAGATCTCCCAACCACCCCAACCTACTCTATCCACAGCCTTCCTCGTCTCCATCCTTCTAGTTCCTTGAGCAAAAATTCTGATACCAACTTGACTCTTCTCTCTCACATCCTGCATTCCATCTGTCAGCATAATCCTGTCATCTGCCTCTAAAATATACCCAGAATCTCACCATTTCTTAGCATGGCCTAAACCTCCATCACCTCTCTCCTAAGAGGCTTATttgtctccctgcctctgcccatgCTCCCCGACGGGTCTGGAGTCCCAGAGGTTGTATCAAAACCTAAGTCATATCTTCTCATGCTCTGAAACCTTCCCATGGCTCCCATCTCCGTGTAAAAGTAAAATCCAAAGTTTTTACAATGCCCTGCATCTGTCCATCCCTCTGTTCGAGCCAGTGGCCTCCTAAGTGGTCCTTTAAGATATTAGGCAAACTTTCACCTTGGGCCTCtccatttgctttcctttccctctgtctggatACCTCCCCGGGTATCTTTGTGGTTCTCCCGCTCTGCTCTTCGGGTCTTTGCTCAACTGTTGCCTTCTCAGTGTGTCCTGCACTGGTTATTCAGTTACTCTCTCTCAAAACTGGCATTCCCCATTGTTTTTACCCTGCTCTATTGTTTCTTTACTCACAGCTCTGGTCACCTAACACTATGTTTTACATGTTTATTATCAGTGTATTCATTGCCTGCCTTTTCCCACCCCATAAGCTGCAGcaggggagtttttttttttcttatggggCCGGGGTGGTATTCGCTGATGTATCCCACGTGTCTAAAGGAGGGCCCCATACGGGAGCgttaaataaatacttgctgagtgAATACATAAATCAGGAAAATCATTTCGGTGACTCGTGAGCCGAAAAAGTCGCGAATGAGGTGGAAAGCCAACCGTCTCCAGCTCAAATGGTCCGGGTAAGTCCCGTACCTCAAACCGTTATTTCTAAAACTCTGcattcccctttccctgcttctttccttccccttaaTCCATTTCGGTAAGACTAATTACCTGGGAAATCCCAGCCCATTAACTGATAAAGCTGCCTTCTCTCTCGAACTCAGGACCCGTCAAAGGCCCCATGACCGTCCTCAAACTCGTCAGGAGAAAGGTCCGTACTTTACCCCTAAAGTCTCTGCCCTCGCCCCGCCTCTGCGCACCAGCGGTAAGCGGCCACATTTACGCCCTCAACCCCACTCCCGCCGCCAAAGCCTAGCCCGGCCTCACATGGTGATAGTGCCTGAGGTCCCAGATCAGCGCCGTCTCCTCCGCGTTGCTGCTGCCTCCGAAGAGAGAGCGACAGGCGGGACTTCCGTTTCCTGCGGCCCACTTCCGTCGGCGCCCGCGCAAGCCCAACCTGTGGGGGCGTGGCCTGTTACCATAGCGACCCGCCCAGCCCGGCGCGGAGGCGAGGTAGAAGCATTGCGTAGTATTTCAAGGTCTTTCAGGACCATACGGGGCAGATATACACGGTAATGGAGAGAAGAAAACGGATTCGACTCAAATCATTTCGTTGCAGAGCGGCACAggttgaaagaagaaaaggacacCCCATTCCAAATGCCCGCCGGCCCTGCCTTCGGGGGCGCGGCCTCCGCGAAGCCAATCGGCTCCTCGTTTCAGGGACGGACAGCGCCCCTTTTCCTTCAGGGTCTGTTCTATTACGTGTCTATTGATCTTTCCGACTCCGAGTAACCAATCCTTTGCCTTTACACGGGAGAGGCGTGGACCTGCGCCCAGGTCCAATGTTTTCCACGATCAAACATTTCTCACTGGCTTCCTTTCCTCCGCTGAGGCGGAGCCTACCCCTTTCGCGCTCCCTTTTGGGGTTGTGCAACCCTCAGGGGAACCAACCCTAAAAGCCCCAGGGAGACAAGAAGGCGTGTTCTCGGAACGAGAGTCCCCATTGGCTTTACTGATCGAGGAAGGGTGGGGATGGTGCCGCCTCTCTTATTGTTCATTGGTCCGGTGATTCCATGGGGTGGGATTTGGCTGGGCCTAAACTATCCGCGGTCCCGGACCGGTTTCTGGGCGAAGCTGCCATGCCTTCCGGGGGCCGCGGGCGGTCCCGGCTACGGCTCGGGGAACGTGGCCTCTTGGAGCCACCCTCACCGCCCAAGCGCCGCCTGCTCCCGCGGGCGCACTTCTTGCCCCTGCTTCTGCTGTCCCTGGCCGTGGCCTCGGCGTTCTACACCATCTGGAGCGCCTGGCACCGCCAGACTGAGGAGCTGCCACGGGGCCGGGAGCTGCGGGTGAGGCCGGGCAGGGGCACGGGCACCGCGCGAGCCCTCATTCCCCGCCTCGCCTTCCCTGAGGTCTCAGATTGACGTGGCTGTATCGTATGGCTCCAGCCGCAGGTGCTGCGGTCTCCGTCGTTAGAGCGCATGCTCGTTGCTAGCGAACTGAGGCTTCGGGCTTGTTCTGCAATAGGTGGTTCTCCCTAAGAGGAAGGGTCTGGAGTAGTAGGACTTGGGCGTTCTGGGTTCCAATCTGAAAGTCAGCTATTTGGAAGAGTCCTTCCTCTGTCTCGGCCTTGATTTCCCCATCAGGACTGGGGTGGGCTGGACCTGATGGGCTTAGAGGGACTTTTCCTGAGTCCCTCGGCTGGAGGCTCGAATTAGGAAGAAGAACCGGGGTTTCTTAGGGGCGATGGCGTCCGGGTTAGGGTCGGAATGAGGGTTGCTCTCACACTCGGCTCTTCTCTTTCCCTATCCTACCCCCTCCCAAGGGCCAGTTGATCGGAAGCCTCCCCGAAGCTCGGCTGCGGAGGGTGGTGGGGCAACTGGATCCACACCGTCTCTGGAACACTTATCTGCGCCCCCTGCTGGTTGTGCGGACCCCGGGCAGCCCTGGCAATCTCCAAGTCAGAAAGGTAAAGGACCCCACCTCCAACCCCTGACCCTCAGCCTGCCAGGGAATAGGAAATAGGCATTCTGCCCAAGATCCCCCAAGCAGCTAAAATGCAGAACTGGGGCTCTGACTGGAGCTAATCTGAATCTAGTGTCCCACGTTGGTAACCACTAGGCGGTATTGCCCTTCATACTCCCCCCAAAagcttactgtgtgctaggcaatAGCTCTTTGAGGTGAGCACTGATGTAATGCTCACTATGCAGatggaaactgaggaccagagcgGTTAGGCATTTTGCCCGAAtcccacagctaataaatggtatACCTAGGGTTTCAACCCAAATTTCCGATTGGTTCCAGAGCTGGCACAATGACATCTCTATATTGCTTCCCAGAAAGCATCCAGTCATTTGAACACTTACCCCCTGAGTTCAGATCCCACCTCAGCCACTTGGAGTGTGACCCTGGActagtttcttaacctctctgtgcctcagtttcctcatctatgaaaggGAGCCATCGACAGTGCCTATTCCTACAGGGTTCCTAgaacagggcttggcacacagtgAGTGCTATCGAAGAGTGAGCTGGGATTAGTCTTGGCATCGAGAGGCAGGGTCACGACACACCTGGCACTCAGTAGACCCTCAGCAAAAGCGTGTCAAGGAAATGATTTAAACCAAAGTGGGGATTATGAGTCAGCCCAACTGCTCTGCATGGCTCAGGTCACATGGCCCTtctcccaacctcctccccagtccccacccaccctcccacctctctcctgcCGCTAGTTTCTGGAGGCTACACTGCGGACCCTGACTGCAGGCTGGCATGTGGAACTGGACCCCTTCACGGCCTCGACACCCCTGGGGCCACTGGACTTTGGCAACGTGGTGGCCACGCTGGACCCAGGGGCTGCCCGTCACCTCACCCTTGCCTGCCATTATGACTCCAAGCTCTTCCCATCTGGTTCGACTCCCTTTGTGGGGGCCACGGATTCGGCTGTGCCTTGTGCCCTGCTCCTAGAGCTGGCCCAGGCCCTCGACAGGGAGTTGAGTAGAGCCAAAAAGCAGGTGAggagtgggtggaggggtgggagccTGGGACTGCCTCGACCCTAGTCTAAACCCCCCATCCTTCCCTGCATGGACTTATCTTCCTGCCTCCGTTCCACCACACACAGTCACAGGGATTTTCCCTCCTCCCCTGAATGTCAGATCCTGTCTCTCCTCTGCCCAAAGCCCTCCCAGAGCTCCTACCCCGTTGCAGGCATAAGCGAGAGTCCTGATAGGGGCCTCTGAGTTGTGCCCTGTTAACCTCTCAAGTCTCGTCTCCCACCCCTGTCCCTCCTCACTCCACTCTAGCCACCCACCTCCTCAGCGTTCCTCAGACTCACAAGGCTCGCTCCCGCCTGAGAGCGCGCGCTCCTGCCGTTTGCTCTGGCTAGAATGTGCTTTTCGCAGATACCTTCCTGGCTGGCTCCCACCCTTCGTTCAAGTGTCCACTCCG
This region includes:
- the SNRPD2 gene encoding small nuclear ribonucleoprotein Sm D2, translating into MSLLNKPKSEMTPEELQKREEEEFNTGPLSVLTQSVKNNTQVLINCRNNKKLLGRVKAFDRHCNMVLENVKEMWTEVPKSGKGKKKSKPVNKDRYISKMFLRGDSVIVVLRNPLIAGK
- the QPCTL gene encoding glutaminyl-peptide cyclotransferase-like protein isoform X1 produces the protein MPSGGRGRSRLRLGERGLLEPPSPPKRRLLPRAHFLPLLLLSLAVASAFYTIWSAWHRQTEELPRGRELRGQLIGSLPEARLRRVVGQLDPHRLWNTYLRPLLVVRTPGSPGNLQVRKFLEATLRTLTAGWHVELDPFTASTPLGPLDFGNVVATLDPGAARHLTLACHYDSKLFPSGSTPFVGATDSAVPCALLLELAQALDRELSRAKKQEAPVTLQLLFLDGEEALKEWGPQDSLYGSRHLAQLMESAPHSPGPTRIQAIELFMLLDLLGAPNPNFYSHFPHTARWFHRLRSIEKRLHRMNLLQSHPQEVMYFQPGEPPGSVEDDHIPFLRRGVPVLHLISMPFPDVWHTPHDSEANLHPPTVHNLSRILAVFLAEYLGL
- the QPCTL gene encoding glutaminyl-peptide cyclotransferase-like protein isoform X2, whose amino-acid sequence is MPSGGRGRSRLRLGERGLLEPPSPPKRRLLPRAHFLPLLLLSLAVASAFYTIWSAWHRQTEELPRGRELRGQLIGSLPEARLRRVVGQLDPHRLWNTYLRPLLVVRTPGSPGNLQVRKFLEATLRTLTAGWHVELDPFTASTPLGPLDFGNVVATLDPGAARHLTLACHYDSKLFPSGSTPFVGATDSAVPCALLLELAQALDRELSRAKKQEAPVTLQLLFLDGEEALKEWGPQDSLYGSRHLAQLMESAPHSPGPTRIQAIELFMLLDLLGAPNPNFYSHFPHTARWFHRLRSIEKRLHRMNLLQSHPQEVMYFQPGEPPGSVEDDHIPFLRRGTCWGGGGAGARSIQGTTGVPVLHLISMPFPDVWHTPHDSEANLHPPTVHNLSRILAVFLAEYLGL
- the QPCTL gene encoding glutaminyl-peptide cyclotransferase-like protein isoform X3 yields the protein MPSGGRGRSRLRLGERGLLEPPSPPKRRLLPRAHFLPLLLLSLAVASAFYTIWSAWHRQTEELPRGRELRGQLIGSLPEARLRRVVGQLDPHRLWNTYLRPLLVVRTPGSPGNLQVRKFLEATLRTLTAGWHVELDPFTASTPLGPLDFGNVVATLDPGAARHLTLACHYDSKLFPSGSTPFVGATDSAVPCALLLELAQALDRELSRAKKQEAPVTLQLLFLDGEEALKEWGPQDSLYGSRHLAQLMESAPHSPGPTRIQAIELFMLLDLLGAPNPNFYSHFPHTARWFHRLRSIEKRLHRMNLLQSHPQEVMYFQPGEPPGSVEDDHIPFLRRDASYGAPRWLSW